One Microbacterium marinum genomic window carries:
- a CDS encoding Dabb family protein has translation MTIQHTVVFALHHAEASSEEKTFLTDAQRSLSAVPGVQQFRINRQVSDKSDLRWQFTMLFDDQAAYDAYNEHPDHVAFVESRWQHEVRDFQEYDFVASD, from the coding sequence ATGACCATTCAGCACACCGTCGTGTTCGCGCTGCACCACGCCGAGGCCTCCTCGGAGGAGAAGACGTTCCTGACGGACGCCCAACGGTCGCTGTCGGCGGTTCCCGGCGTGCAGCAGTTCCGCATCAACCGTCAGGTCAGCGACAAGAGCGACCTGCGCTGGCAGTTCACGATGCTCTTCGACGACCAGGCCGCCTACGACGCGTACAACGAGCACCCCGACCACGTCGCGTTCGTCGAGAGCCGCTGGCAGCACGAGGTGCGCGACTTCCAGGAATAC